The stretch of DNA AGATTGGGAATTATCGGCTTCAGGAACTTGAACTCATTTGTCCCGGAGCCTCCTGTCAGACACACCTCGTACTGGTAGCTCTGGGATAGGGTCCCGGTGCCGCTCACGTCCACCAGATGTCCTGGAAAGGGGCCCTCGGGCACCGAGCAGCGGCCCACCGAGGCCGCCCTGCTCCTCCTGCACAGCCGCACCGCTACGAACAGGAGCACCGACAAGAGGAAGAGCGAAGACACCGAGGCCAACGCCACCACCAGGTAGATGGTGAGCGAGTCGGCCTGGGCCTGGGCCGGGGCCGCCTCTGGGAGAGGCAGGTAGGGCTGGGAGAAGCCGTCCACCAGGAACACGTGCAGCGTGGTGGTGGCCGAGCGCGGAGGCTCGCCATTGTCCTTGACCAGCACCACCAGCCTGTGCTTGGCCGCGTCGCGCTCGCTCAGCAGCCTGGCGGTGCGCACCTCGCCATTGTGCGCCCACACACCGAACAGCCCGGGCTCCGTGACCTTGAGCAACTGGTAGGACAGCCAGGCGTTCTGACCCGAGTCGCCGTCCACTGCCACCACCTTGGTCACCAGGTAGCCCGGCTGGGCCGCCCGGGGCACCAGCTCGGTGCAGGGCGCGGAGCCGTTCTGCAGAGGGTACAGCACGAAGGGCGAGTTGTCGTTGGCGTCCAGCACCAGCACGCGCACCAGCGCCTCGCTGCTCAGCGCCGGGGAGCCGCGGTCTGTGGCGCCCACGCGGAACTCGAACTCCTGCAGGGCCTCGTAGTCCAGCGACCTGAGGGCGAACAGGTGGCCACTGTCTGCGTTGATGGAGACCAGGGAGGGGAGGGGTAGGTGAGGGTCCTGGGACGGTAGCAGCGAGTAGGTGACCAGGGCGTTGGTGCCTGAGTCTCTGTCTGTGGCTCTGACGCTGCCGATGTGCAGGGCGGGGCTGTTGTTCTCGCGGACGAACAGAGTGTAGGAGGTTTGGGTGAAGGCGGGGGCGTTGTCATTGACGTCGGAGACCAGGACAGTTATGTTGTGCTCGGTTTTCAGCCTGGGTGTCCCCAAGTCGGTCACGGTGATGGTAATGTTATATTCATTTCTGATCTCTCTGTCCAGTGGGTGCTCTGTTACCAGAGAGTAAAAATTCTTGAAGGTAGGCTTCAAGACAAAGGGGAGGTTGTCCTGAATTGAGCAAACCATTCTCCCATTGTCTCCAGAGTCTTGGTCTCGTATGCTGAAGACAGCGACCACCATCTCAGGTGAAGAGTTTTCCGGTATGGGACTGGTAAGAGATGTCATGGCTATTTCTGGCGGGTTGTCATTCACATCTACAACCCGAACtaaaatgtttgattttccagAAAGGCTCCCACTGTCAATGGCCTGAATGTTTATGATGTAAGATTGAATAATCTCGAAATCTAGAGGTGCTTTTAAATAGACTTCGCCAGAAATTGGATGGATTTCAAATGTTTTCCGTACATCTCTGGAGACATGGGAAAATGAATAAGACAGTTCTCCATTTATTCCTGCATCTAAATCTGTAGCAGACACTTTGATGATCAAGGAGTCCAGAGGGCTGCTCTCAGGTACATGAACTTCATAGACTGGCTTCTCAAATTCAGGGGCATTGTCATTGACGTCCAGGACCACAACGTTAATCAGTGTAGTCCCAGACCTGGGCGGAGACCCGCCATCCACGGCTGTTAGCGTTAAACTAAGCTCAGACTCCTTTTCTCGATCCAGGGATTGGTCCAGTACCAACTCTGGATATTTTCTGCCCTCATCACTGTGTCGTAATTTAAGGTGGAAATAGGGATTGGGACTTATTGTATAGTTTTGAACACCATTCTTTCCCACATCCAAGTCCTGAGCACTATCTATTTGGAATACAGTTCCTAGAGTAGTACCTTCGGAGACTTTTAGAAGTATATGATTATTTAGGAACGTGGGAGTGTGATCATTTATGTCTTTGACCAAAAGCTCAGCCCGAAAAAATTGCAACGGATTTTCAAATAACACCTGGAAATGCAATATACAAGGCTCTGTGAGATCACAAAGTGCCTCCCGGTCCAGCTGCTCGTTTAAGAGCAAGTCGCCATTTTGTGGATCCAATCGCAAATAAGGTTTATAGTCGTCAAAGATGACTCTGGCGCCCCGTGCAACCAGGTCTTCCACATCCAAACCCATGtctttcaccacgttggctataAATGTGCCGACCTCCATTTCCTCTGCTGTGGAATAGCTCCAGGTCTCAGAACACACCAAAGACCCTCccaggaaaacaaagaaaagcagcaCTTGCCTTGTCCGCTGAGCTCTTCCCTTTCCCGGCTCCATGGCTTCTTAGCCAAACGTCTTTCTGGCGAAAACGTTTCAACTCAGTCTCTAGCAGCTGTTAAAGTTGCTCCTCTCACCTGTCAGCCTGGACCTTTGGGAATCTAGAAACTCGTAATCCTGTCGCGAAGGTGTTGATGGTGCCCTACCTTTTGAAAGCCTCTTTTCTCCTGGTTTCCCAGCGCTTTCAGTTCCCATGGTTAAGGGAAACCAGAGCATCTGCTGTTACAAAAAATTCACCATCTTATCCTGCAGCGCCACCATGCGACTCTGCAGACTTTCAGGTTTTAGATAAATTCCAATATGTTTCAGACAAAATATTAGTTTTTCTTGAGTGTTtgtcaataaatttaaattatattctcCTCCTATATGCCTATTTTCCGAGTTGCATTTTTGTGATATGTGATGCTATTACCTTTCCATCATCAGCCACAATCTGCTACAGCTGTGGTATAGATGTAAGAAGCATATTTAAGATGTAGCCCCTGCCTCAAACGAGTTATGATCTCTCTGTGAAGACAATATATTAAACAACTAAAGATAGTGAAGAATACTCTCACATGTAATTGACTTAGTAGGCAAGAGATTTTTAGGAAAATTGGAAATGAGAATTAGAGGTCTTAGCTGTCTCCACAACTACTCAGAAAAGAGGAATGAGATCATCTACTTGAAAATGAACCTGGTATACGAAAACAGTTGCTTTGGAAAGGTTGGACATTTTGAGCTGCATAAATGGTACCATTTATTTAGGGATACTCAGTAGGAGACTTAGCTGGCAGGAGTAGAAAATAAATGCTCAAAAGTAGTGAGTAAAGTAAAACATTTCTGGTTTTTAATGTGAGAGCAAGTccagttaaacatttttttaaatgtgaacaaATTAGACCTCAGTTTAGTTGTGAAACTGAATTTCATCATTTGCAGACCCAGGCTTTCCATAGGCACAATTCTAAGtatgtctatctatctattaatTAATTAGTTTAGCAGATAGTTATTGAGAATATACTTTGTGCAAGGAATGGTCAT from Macaca nemestrina isolate mMacNem1 chromosome 6, mMacNem.hap1, whole genome shotgun sequence encodes:
- the LOC112424100 gene encoding protocadherin beta-18; amino-acid sequence: MEPGKGRAQRTRQVLLFFVFLGGSLVCSETWSYSTAEEMEVGTFIANVVKDMGLDVEDLVARGARVIFDDYKPYLRLDPQNGDLLLNEQLDREALCDLTEPCILHFQVLFENPLQFFRAELLVKDINDHTPTFLNNHILLKVSEGTTLGTVFQIDSAQDLDVGKNGVQNYTISPNPYFHLKLRHSDEGRKYPELVLDQSLDREKESELSLTLTAVDGGSPPRSGTTLINVVVLDVNDNAPEFEKPVYEVHVPESSPLDSLIIKVSATDLDAGINGELSYSFSHVSRDVRKTFEIHPISGEVYLKAPLDFEIIQSYIINIQAIDSGSLSGKSNILVRVVDVNDNPPEIAMTSLTSPIPENSSPEMVVAVFSIRDQDSGDNGRMVCSIQDNLPFVLKPTFKNFYSLVTEHPLDREIRNEYNITITVTDLGTPRLKTEHNITVLVSDVNDNAPAFTQTSYTLFVRENNSPALHIGSVRATDRDSGTNALVTYSLLPSQDPHLPLPSLVSINADSGHLFALRSLDYEALQEFEFRVGATDRGSPALSSEALVRVLVLDANDNSPFVLYPLQNGSAPCTELVPRAAQPGYLVTKVVAVDGDSGQNAWLSYQLLKVTEPGLFGVWAHNGEVRTARLLSERDAAKHRLVVLVKDNGEPPRSATTTLHVFLVDGFSQPYLPLPEAAPAQAQADSLTIYLVVALASVSSLFLLSVLLFVAVRLCRRSRAASVGRCSVPEGPFPGHLVDVSGTGTLSQSYQYEVCLTGGSGTNEFKFLKPIIPNLLPRDSEMEKAPPF